A single Rattus norvegicus strain BN/NHsdMcwi chromosome 5, GRCr8, whole genome shotgun sequence DNA region contains:
- the LOC120103161 gene encoding interferon alpha-12-like: MAMVCAFLTILVVMSHWSTCCLGCNLPRTHNLTALKQMSRQSPVSCLKDIQYFELPLEKVDAQQIQKSQAISVLETLTQQVLTLFESEESRAAWNETLRLSFCNYLYQQLKDLEACQNQQVGVQEVPLTQEPSWLAVREYFGRITMYLKQKKHSPCAWEVVRVEVGRALIYSDMFLAKLSEEKE, encoded by the coding sequence ATGGCTATGGTTTGTGCATTCCTCACGATTCTGGTAGTTATGAGCCACTGGTCAACCTGCTGTCTAGGATGTAACCTGCCTCGCACTCATAACCTCACAGCCCTGAAACAAATGAGTCGACAGTCCCCTGTCTCCTGCCTGAAGGACATACAATACTTTGAACTCCCTTTGGAGAAGGTGGATGCCCAGCAGATCCAGAAGTCTCAAGCCATCTCCGTCTTGGAAACCCTGACTCAGCAGGTCCTGACCCTCTTCGAATCAGAGGAGTCACGTGCTGCTTGGAATGAAACCCTCCGATTGTCATTCTGCAATTACCTCTACCAGCAGCTCAAAGATCTTGAAGCCTGTCAGAATCAGCAGGTTGGAGTGCAGGAAGTTCCCTTGACCCAGGAACCCTCCTGGCTGGCTGTGAGGGAATACTTCGGCAGGATCACCATGTAcctgaaacagaagaaacacagccCCTGTGCCTGGGAAGTGGTTAGAGTAGAAGTCGGGAGAGCCCTGATTTATTCAGATATGTTCCTGGCAAAACTGAGTGAAGAGAAGGAATGA